The sequence below is a genomic window from Roseivirga misakiensis.
TATCCGGAAAGACAGTTAACGCTGATCTCACGAAAAGCCAGCGCATCTCCGGCGACAGGTTATGCCAAAGTACATGCCACAGAACAAGAAGAAATTATTAACAAAGCTTTTGCTTAAACCCATAGAGAAATGAGTTTGGAAATTAAAGTCCCAGCAGTTGGTGAATCCATCACAGAAGTAACCATAGCACAGTGGTTCAAGCAAGAAGGTGATCAAGTCGAAATGGACGAAGTCATCTGTGAGCTTGAATCTGACAAAGCCACCTTTGAATTAAATGCGGAAGCCGCAGGTAAGCTACACATTGTAGCTCAGGAAGGTGACACACTCGAAATAGATGAACTCATCTGTACGATCGATACGGATTCAGCCGGAGAAACAAAAACTGAATCATCCCCTGCTCCTGAGGCAGCTTCATCTGATAAACCAGCTTCGGAAGGACCTAAATCAACCGGTGAAATCAAGGAAATGATTGTTCCTACCGTGGGAGAGTCAATAACAGAAGTTACTATTTCAAGTTGGTTGAAAGCCGATGGTGACTTTGTAGAACTAGATGAGGTGATAGCAGAAGTCGACTCTGATAAAGCGACTTTTGAGTTACCAGCAGAAGCTAACGGAATCTTAAGAATAGTCGCACAAGAAGATGACACCATAGAAATTGGTGCTCTTATTTGTAAAATCGAGGTAATGGAAGGCGGCGCTCCTACAGCAGAGAGCACACCTGCCCCAGCGACCACTGATACGAGTAGTAGCACTTCTTCGACTTCGGAAAACGAAACCTACGCCACAGGGCATGCATCACCTGCAGCCGCTAAAATATTGGCTGAAAAAGGGATAGACCCAGCTAATGTTAAGGGCACTGGAAAAGATGGACGCATTACTAAGGAAGATGCCGAAAAAGCACAAGTAACGGCACCAAAACCAGCCGCAGCTCCAGCGAAACAAGAAGAAACCGCAGAAGCTATAGCAGCACCAGGAAGTAGAAATGAAAGAAGAGAGCGCATGACCTCTCTAAGAAAAACAGTTTCAAAAAGATTGGTATCTGTTAAAAATGAGACCGCTATGCTCACCACATTCAATGAGGTGAACATGAAGCCTATCATGGATATCAGAAAACAGTATAAAGAAAAATTCAAAGAGAAATACGAAGTTGGACTCGGTTTCATGTCATTCTTCACAAAAGCTGTTACTGTAGCTGCTCAAGAATGGCCAGCGGTAAATGCTCGTATTGAAGGAAATGAAATTGTATACAATGATTTTGTCGATGTATCCATAGCAGTTTCTGCACCAAAAGGACTCATGGTTCCTGTGATTAGAAATGCAGAATCTATGTCTTTCGATCAGATTGAAAAAGAAATTATTCGTTTAGCGACTAAAGCACGTGACGGGAAACTGACAATTGATGAAATGACAGGAGGAACCTTTACAGTTACCAATGGAGGAATCTTCGGCTCAATGCTGTCAACCCCAATCATCAATGCACCGCAATCCGCAATTTTGGGAATGCACAATATTGTGGAGCGCCCAATGGCTGTAAATGGCGAAGTGAAGATTTTGCCAATTATGTATGTCGCGCTTTCTTACGATCACAGGATTGTTGATGGACGAGAATCAGTTAGCTTCTTAGTTCGAGTAAAAGAACTACTGGAAGATCCTACACGATTGTTATTGGGCATATAATTGAGAAGCTTAAACTGTAACACATACTAAAAAAGAAAATCATGAAATACGATGTAACAGTAATTGGTTCTGGGCCAGGTGGCTATATCGCTGCAGTTCGTTGCGCGCAGTTGGGCATGAAAACCGCCATTATTGAAAAGTATAATACACTAGGCGGTACTTGTTTAAATGTGGGTTGTATTCCATCAAAGGCATTGCTCGATTCCTCCGAACACTATCACAACGCAACACACACATTCAAAGATCATGGAATAGAATTGAGTGACCTAAAAGTCGACTTCAAGCAGATGATCGAACGCAAAACACAAGTTGTGAATCAAGTAACTGGTGGCGTTGACTTCTTGATGAAGAAGAATAAAATCGACGTTTTTCATGGGTTAGGCTCTTTCATCGATAAAAATAATATCAAGGTGACCGATGGTGATGGTAAGGAAACCAAAATTGAAACAGACAAAACCATTATTGCCACTGGTTCGAAACCAGCATCGCTCCCATTTATTGAAATCGATAAGAAGCGAATTATTACATCTACTGAAGCCTTAGTATTAAAGGAAATACCAAAACATATGATCGTCATAGGTGGTGGGGTTATCGGTATGGAATTAGGATCAGTATATGCCAGACTTGGGGCTCAAGTATCGGTAGTAGAATTTATGGACGATATTATTCCTTCTATGGACAAAACCATGGGTAAGGAATTGAAAAAGGCATTGAAAAAGCTAGGATTTCAATTTTACCTCGGCCACAAAGTGGTAGAAGTAAAAGGAACGGCTAAAACTGTCACCATTAAAGCCGAAAACAAAAAAGGAGAGATTGTCGACATTAAAGGTGATTATTGCCTTGTGTCAATTGGTCGTAAACCTTACACAGAAGGACTTGGCTTGGAAAACGCAGGAGTTAAAATGGACGACCGAGGCAGAATTGAAGTAGACGAACATTTGAAAACGTCAACTGATAATATCTACGCCATCGGTGATGTTGTAAAAGGCGCAATGCTGGCACACAAAGCCGAAGAAGAGGGTGTCTTTGTAGCAGAAGTTATCAACGGGGAGAAACCTCATATCAATTACAACTTAATTCCAGGTGTGGTTTATACTTGGCCAGAAGTTGCCGCAGTCGGACAAACTGAAGAGCAACTAAAAGAGAGTGGAAGAGCTTACAAATCAGGCTCGTTCCCATATAGAGCTCTTGGACGTGCTAGAGCATCGATGGATATTGATGGTTTGGTAAAAGTGCTGGCAGATAAGGAAACTGATGAGATATTAGGTGTACATATGATTGGCGCCAGAACGGCCGATATGATTGCCGAAGCAGTTGTAGCCATGGAATTTAGAGCTTCCGCTGAAGATATCGCCAGGATGTCACACGC
It includes:
- the odhB gene encoding 2-oxoglutarate dehydrogenase complex dihydrolipoyllysine-residue succinyltransferase; the protein is MSLEIKVPAVGESITEVTIAQWFKQEGDQVEMDEVICELESDKATFELNAEAAGKLHIVAQEGDTLEIDELICTIDTDSAGETKTESSPAPEAASSDKPASEGPKSTGEIKEMIVPTVGESITEVTISSWLKADGDFVELDEVIAEVDSDKATFELPAEANGILRIVAQEDDTIEIGALICKIEVMEGGAPTAESTPAPATTDTSSSTSSTSENETYATGHASPAAAKILAEKGIDPANVKGTGKDGRITKEDAEKAQVTAPKPAAAPAKQEETAEAIAAPGSRNERRERMTSLRKTVSKRLVSVKNETAMLTTFNEVNMKPIMDIRKQYKEKFKEKYEVGLGFMSFFTKAVTVAAQEWPAVNARIEGNEIVYNDFVDVSIAVSAPKGLMVPVIRNAESMSFDQIEKEIIRLATKARDGKLTIDEMTGGTFTVTNGGIFGSMLSTPIINAPQSAILGMHNIVERPMAVNGEVKILPIMYVALSYDHRIVDGRESVSFLVRVKELLEDPTRLLLGI
- the lpdA gene encoding dihydrolipoyl dehydrogenase — protein: MKYDVTVIGSGPGGYIAAVRCAQLGMKTAIIEKYNTLGGTCLNVGCIPSKALLDSSEHYHNATHTFKDHGIELSDLKVDFKQMIERKTQVVNQVTGGVDFLMKKNKIDVFHGLGSFIDKNNIKVTDGDGKETKIETDKTIIATGSKPASLPFIEIDKKRIITSTEALVLKEIPKHMIVIGGGVIGMELGSVYARLGAQVSVVEFMDDIIPSMDKTMGKELKKALKKLGFQFYLGHKVVEVKGTAKTVTIKAENKKGEIVDIKGDYCLVSIGRKPYTEGLGLENAGVKMDDRGRIEVDEHLKTSTDNIYAIGDVVKGAMLAHKAEEEGVFVAEVINGEKPHINYNLIPGVVYTWPEVAAVGQTEEQLKESGRAYKSGSFPYRALGRARASMDIDGLVKVLADKETDEILGVHMIGARTADMIAEAVVAMEFRASAEDIARMSHAHPTYTEAFKEACLAATDNRALNV